ATCTTCAATCTCAAATCATTACTGAACCCATAGAAGGAATACTGAAACAATACCTCTGCTCTTTCTCTCACAACCTGAACATTGGACAAACCGATAAGACTCACTGCATGTTCCAAGAAAAGACATCGCTTGTTCATAGATTCAACCAATGTTACTTCCCAACCTACATATTTTAGCGtaatatttatatacaaaaaaaaaatggaatcaACATGCAAATTTACTAAATATTAGAAACGAATCCAAAGACTAAAATACGTGAACATGTAAAGTGAAGTAAGAAGTCAACCTGGACAAGCAACAGCTAAAACCAAGCCAGGAAGCCCCGCACCACTTCCAACATCAACAATCCTAAGGTTGTCAAATGAATTGTTACAGCTTGAGATATAAGAGTTTTGTATAGGAGGGATAATTGCTAGGGAATCTTCAATGTGCCTTTCCATTACTTCATTAACTTCATTGACAGCGGTGAGATTCATCTTCTGCAAAGAAATAACAAACACccatcaaaggaaaaagaaacacACAAATTTCAATGTTTCGACAGTTTTTTCATACTATTACCTGGTTCCATTGAAGTAAAGCGTCTACGTAGAGATGAATCTGGTCCTTTTGGCGGGAGTTTAAGGTTTCAAAATAGGAAGAGCTGCGTGTTACGCAGGTAGTGGTGGTGGTTAGAGATTTAAAGTTGAGTCTTTGAGGAGGAAATGAGGTTTTAGGTTTGGAAAATGGAAGGTGTTTGACGAAAGTTCCCAGAGACACAGATGATGGGAAGTTAACGTTGAGGATTTTGCAACGATAAAACATCTTTTAGCGCTCGCTCGTCCCCTTCAGAACAGTCTACATTCACTATCTAGGACTCGCCTTTGGTTTTGTAAGCACTAAGCAAGAATTTATCCTACCTGGAAATGACtggattttttaataaattgataCTTTTTCtggacaattttttttttgggctTAACTCAGATATtactcttttttcttatttttttacttatggtaattaaattatttttttaagctgATACTTCTTTTAATTAATGCATTAATCAAACtattaaatctatttaaaaaaaatttagtccacaaattaatatttaaataatattttttttctcaaatgggtatataaacttttttttattacaaatgggtaattaaatttttttataacatttcTCCTACAGGTAATTTTTATACACCTCACTTCACTAGAGACCTTGTTAAAGGGTCATATCTCATTCACCATATGTAAGACTCATCGACTTGTCACCAAATAGACTATAAAAACTTGATAAGGTGACAAATGACTTAAGAAATATCTATCAATATAAGcgtcaaaatttttttatga
The sequence above is drawn from the Gossypium hirsutum isolate 1008001.06 chromosome A05, Gossypium_hirsutum_v2.1, whole genome shotgun sequence genome and encodes:
- the LOC107904235 gene encoding ribosomal RNA small subunit methyltransferase G isoform X2 is translated as MFYRCKILNVNFPSSVSLGTFVKHLPFSKPKTSFPPQRLNFKSLTTTTTCVTRSSSYFETLNSRQKDQIHLYVDALLQWNQMNLTAVNEVNEVMERHIEDSLAIIPPIQNSYISSCNNSFDNLRIVDVGSGAGLPGLVLAVACPGWEVTLVESMNKRCLFLEHAVSLIGLSNVQVVRERAEVLFQYSFYGFSNDLRLKIIVKGLEFECITQLYAFGALSMGQKLGQDSNFRERFDVAVARAVAEMKVLAEYCLPLVRVGGLFVAAKGHNPQDEVKSAERATKLMGASVLQLCSVESHSPHGQRTAIICFKNRPTPRKYPRDPGTPTKEPL
- the LOC107904235 gene encoding ribosomal RNA small subunit methyltransferase G isoform X1; its protein translation is MFYRCKILNVNFPSSVSLGTFVKHLPFSKPKTSFPPQRLNFKSLTTTTTCVTRSSSYFETLNSRQKDQIHLYVDALLQWNQKMNLTAVNEVNEVMERHIEDSLAIIPPIQNSYISSCNNSFDNLRIVDVGSGAGLPGLVLAVACPGWEVTLVESMNKRCLFLEHAVSLIGLSNVQVVRERAEVLFQYSFYGFSNDLRLKIIVKGLEFECITQLYAFGALSMGQKLGQDSNFRERFDVAVARAVAEMKVLAEYCLPLVRVGGLFVAAKGHNPQDEVKSAERATKLMGASVLQLCSVESHSPHGQRTAIICFKNRPTPRKYPRDPGTPTKEPL
- the LOC107904235 gene encoding ribosomal RNA small subunit methyltransferase G isoform X4; the protein is MFYRCKILNVNFPSSVSLGTFVKHLPFSKPKTSFPPQRLNFKSLTTTTTCVTRSSSYFETLNSRQKDQIHLYVDALLQWNQKMNLTAVNEVNEVMERHIEDSLAIIPPIQNSYISSCNNSFDNLRIVDVGSGAGLPGLVLAVACPGWEVTLVESMNKRCLFLEHAVSLIGLSNVQVVRERAEKLGQDSNFRERFDVAVARAVAEMKVLAEYCLPLVRVGGLFVAAKGHNPQDEVKSAERATKLMGASVLQLCSVESHSPHGQRTAIICFKNRPTPRKYPRDPGTPTKEPL
- the LOC107904235 gene encoding ribosomal RNA small subunit methyltransferase G isoform X3, whose product is MFYRCKILNVNFPSSVSLGTFVKHLPFSKPKTSFPPQRLNFKSLTTTTTCVTRSSSYFETLNSRQKDQIHLYVDALLQWNQKMNLTAVNEVNEVMERHIEDSLAIIPPIQNSYISSCNNSFDNLRIVDVGSGAGLPGLVLAVACPGWEVTLVESMNKRCLFLEHAVSLIGLSNVQVVRERAEVLFQYSFYGFSNDLRLKIIVKGLEFECITQLYAFGALSMGQKLGQDSNFRERFDVAVARAVAEMKVLAEYCLPLVRVGGLFVAAKGHNPQDEVKSAERATKLMGASVLQLCSVESHSPHGQRTAIICFKNRPTPRKYPRDPGGS
- the LOC107904235 gene encoding ribosomal RNA small subunit methyltransferase G isoform X5 → MFYRCKILNVNFPSSVSLGTFVKHLPFSKPKTSFPPQRLNFKSLTTTTTCVTRSSSYFETLNSRQKDQIHLYVDALLQWNQMNLTAVNEVNEVMERHIEDSLAIIPPIQNSYISSCNNSFDNLRIVDVGSGAGLPGLVLAVACPGWEVTLVESMNKRCLFLEHAVSLIGLSNVQVVRERAEKLGQDSNFRERFDVAVARAVAEMKVLAEYCLPLVRVGGLFVAAKGHNPQDEVKSAERATKLMGASVLQLCSVESHSPHGQRTAIICFKNRPTPRKYPRDPGTPTKEPL